The following proteins come from a genomic window of Edaphobacter sp. 4G125:
- a CDS encoding cold shock domain-containing protein, whose translation MAQYKGIVKWFNNAKGYGFLGRDGGADVFVHYTSIQRDGYKSLKEGDEVEFDIIQGAKGPQADQVFRIKEIAS comes from the coding sequence TTGGCACAGTACAAAGGCATCGTAAAGTGGTTCAACAATGCAAAGGGATACGGTTTTCTTGGCCGGGATGGCGGGGCCGATGTCTTCGTTCACTACACCTCCATCCAACGGGATGGTTACAAAAGTTTGAAAGAAGGGGATGAGGTCGAGTTCGACATCATCCAGGGCGCCAAGGGACCGCAGGCAGATCAGGTCTTCCGTATCAAGGAAATCGCCAGCTGA
- the bshC gene encoding bacillithiol biosynthesis cysteine-adding enzyme BshC, whose protein sequence is MSVECYPITVLPHISQLYRDYLVMGENADSPVRGWYGSGNSGGPFAGGWMRTPSPGVDGNRLGDELLRQNQIFGAGQETLANIEKLRAGARAVVTGQQVVLFGGPLLTLLKAATAISRAREATRITGVEHVPVFWMATEDHDLAEVDQTALLTKTEVERLKAGLRVPHPVPVGDVGLNSETAPLLEQAIERATELLEYAPVSEWIRESYLAEGATLATAFGKLMARIFAEQGLVIVDAASREFHAMGASTLRYAIEHADELHNHLLARTEELTKDGYHAQVLVGESSSLLFLLDGETGERLALRRVSDPASQERQWRAGPHIYSTEQLLEVLERCPEHLSPNALLRPVFQDTVLPTVAYIGGPAEIAYFAQSAVLYREILGRLTPVLPRLSATLIEPAIAKVMEKDEVQLPDAMTTASELALRLGARAMPIQLKRKLAAAGNALETELDALTEYLRGIDASLGTTAETSGSKMLYQMNRLRRMAATYELQKEASLSKHAATITLNVFPDGHPQERLLAGVWFLARYGDGLIERLVQVANNQCPGHVIVRL, encoded by the coding sequence ATGAGCGTTGAGTGTTATCCGATAACGGTATTGCCCCACATCTCGCAGCTGTATCGCGATTATCTTGTGATGGGCGAGAATGCCGATTCGCCGGTGCGCGGGTGGTATGGCTCGGGAAATTCCGGGGGGCCGTTCGCGGGTGGATGGATGCGAACACCGTCTCCTGGTGTGGACGGCAATCGCCTGGGCGATGAGCTTTTGCGCCAGAATCAAATCTTTGGTGCTGGGCAAGAGACGCTGGCCAATATTGAAAAACTTCGTGCTGGAGCCCGCGCCGTGGTGACCGGTCAGCAGGTCGTCTTGTTCGGCGGTCCTTTGCTGACGCTTCTAAAGGCCGCAACGGCGATTTCTCGTGCGCGGGAGGCGACCCGTATTACGGGTGTGGAGCATGTCCCGGTCTTCTGGATGGCGACCGAGGACCATGACCTTGCTGAGGTCGACCAGACTGCACTGCTGACGAAGACCGAGGTGGAGAGGCTGAAGGCGGGCCTGCGGGTTCCGCACCCAGTGCCAGTGGGTGATGTGGGGTTGAACTCCGAGACGGCACCTCTGTTGGAACAGGCGATTGAGCGCGCGACGGAGCTGCTGGAGTATGCTCCGGTGTCGGAATGGATTCGCGAATCTTATCTGGCGGAAGGCGCGACCCTGGCCACGGCGTTTGGCAAGTTGATGGCGCGCATCTTTGCCGAACAAGGGTTAGTGATTGTGGATGCGGCGAGCCGCGAATTCCATGCGATGGGCGCATCGACTTTGCGGTATGCGATTGAGCATGCGGATGAACTGCACAATCATCTGCTTGCCCGAACCGAAGAGCTGACGAAGGACGGATATCACGCGCAGGTACTGGTGGGAGAGTCGTCCTCGTTGCTGTTTCTGTTGGATGGAGAGACAGGGGAGCGTTTGGCGCTTCGTCGGGTGAGTGATCCTGCAAGCCAGGAGAGGCAGTGGCGTGCAGGTCCGCATATTTATTCCACGGAACAATTGCTGGAAGTCCTCGAGCGGTGTCCGGAACATCTGAGTCCGAACGCATTGCTACGTCCTGTGTTTCAGGACACGGTTTTGCCGACGGTGGCATATATCGGTGGGCCTGCGGAGATTGCGTATTTTGCGCAGAGCGCTGTGTTGTATCGAGAGATCCTGGGGCGGCTTACTCCGGTATTGCCACGTCTGAGCGCCACTCTGATTGAGCCTGCGATTGCAAAGGTGATGGAAAAGGACGAGGTACAGCTTCCGGATGCGATGACGACAGCATCGGAACTTGCTTTGCGCCTGGGTGCCCGGGCCATGCCGATCCAGCTGAAGCGAAAACTAGCTGCTGCGGGCAATGCACTAGAGACAGAGCTGGACGCATTGACGGAGTATCTGCGCGGTATTGATGCCTCGCTGGGAACAACGGCGGAGACATCGGGATCGAAGATGCTTTACCAGATGAATCGGCTGCGCCGTATGGCGGCGACGTATGAACTGCAGAAAGAGGCTTCGTTGAGCAAGCATGCTGCGACGATTACTCTGAACGTCTTTCCGGACGGACATCCGCAGGAACGGCTTCTGGCCGGCGTGTGGTTTCTTGCACGCTATGGCGATGGTCTGATCGAGCGGTTGGTGCAAGTGGCGAATAATCAGTGTCCAGGCCACGTAATCGTTCGGCTGTAG
- the polX gene encoding DNA polymerase/3'-5' exonuclease PolX yields the protein MDNISIARVLEETAALLEIDAADPFRIRSYRRAAEAVEQQTTQLAQLADDPKQLLAIAGIGKGMAANIVDIVNTGTTTLREELLKKYRPTMLELLHLPGMGPKTVALIWSALQVSDIDALEEAAKAGQLNTLPRLGEKFTVKLLKGIEDYRKNSSRFRIDQAREQADRISELIRQFPGIEEITPAGSLRRGRETVGDLDLLVTGPACEPDVVAAAVEHVATLPLIDKLLARGQNKVSFTLRNNFQVDVRLLPRASYGAALQYFTGSKMHNVALRQRAIKRGMTLNEYALLRVEDNSIVAATTEELIYRALDLDYIPPELRENSGELEAAANHSLPELITLTDIRGDLHMHTVETDGANTIREMAEAAFARGLKYIAITDHSKNLAMTNGMDDRRALAHIQRIREVDTEMQGRIHILAGVEVDILAEGELDLSDETLAQMDIVIASVHSRFDQPVEQMTDRILRAIENPSVRILGHPTGRKVLKRDPYAVHIEAILKRAAQLGVAVEHNASPARADLNDLHLRLAKQHGCKIVVNTDAHSTAELDQVRYGITQLRRAWLTAADVLNTQPSAEALLTQLRPHS from the coding sequence ATGGACAATATTTCGATTGCACGTGTGTTGGAAGAAACCGCCGCTCTGCTGGAAATTGATGCGGCGGATCCCTTCCGCATACGCTCCTACCGTCGCGCTGCTGAAGCCGTTGAACAGCAAACGACCCAGCTCGCTCAATTAGCCGACGATCCCAAACAGCTCCTCGCCATTGCAGGAATCGGTAAGGGCATGGCAGCAAATATCGTTGACATCGTCAATACCGGCACCACCACCCTCCGCGAAGAGCTGCTCAAGAAATACCGTCCCACCATGTTGGAGCTGTTGCACCTCCCCGGCATGGGCCCCAAAACCGTAGCCCTCATCTGGTCCGCCCTCCAGGTCAGTGACATCGACGCATTGGAAGAGGCGGCCAAAGCAGGCCAACTGAATACCCTGCCCCGCCTCGGCGAAAAATTTACCGTCAAACTTCTGAAAGGCATCGAAGACTACCGCAAGAACTCAAGCCGGTTTCGTATCGATCAGGCTCGTGAGCAGGCGGATCGTATCTCCGAACTCATTCGCCAATTCCCCGGCATCGAGGAGATCACTCCCGCAGGCTCGCTCCGTCGTGGACGCGAGACGGTTGGCGATCTCGATCTGCTCGTAACCGGTCCAGCCTGCGAACCCGATGTCGTCGCGGCAGCCGTCGAGCACGTCGCCACGCTCCCTCTCATCGACAAGCTCCTCGCCCGTGGCCAGAACAAGGTCAGCTTCACCCTCCGCAACAATTTTCAGGTCGACGTCCGTCTTCTCCCCCGCGCAAGCTACGGTGCAGCGTTGCAGTACTTCACCGGCTCGAAGATGCACAACGTCGCTCTGCGTCAGCGCGCGATCAAACGTGGCATGACCCTCAACGAGTATGCATTGCTTCGCGTCGAAGACAATTCCATCGTCGCCGCCACAACCGAAGAGCTTATCTATCGCGCTCTCGATCTCGACTACATCCCACCCGAGCTGCGCGAAAACTCCGGCGAACTCGAAGCTGCTGCCAATCACTCTTTGCCTGAGCTCATCACTCTCACCGATATCCGCGGCGATCTGCACATGCATACTGTCGAGACCGACGGCGCGAACACCATCCGCGAAATGGCTGAAGCCGCTTTCGCTCGTGGCCTCAAATACATCGCCATCACCGATCACTCCAAAAATCTCGCCATGACCAACGGCATGGACGACCGCCGCGCGCTCGCGCACATCCAGCGCATCCGCGAGGTCGACACCGAGATGCAGGGACGGATTCACATTCTCGCCGGAGTTGAAGTCGACATTCTCGCCGAAGGTGAGCTCGACCTGTCCGACGAAACTCTCGCCCAAATGGACATCGTCATCGCCAGCGTTCACAGCCGCTTCGACCAGCCCGTCGAGCAAATGACCGACCGTATCCTCCGTGCGATCGAAAATCCCTCCGTCCGCATCCTTGGACATCCCACTGGCCGCAAGGTCCTCAAGCGCGATCCTTATGCCGTCCATATCGAAGCCATCCTCAAACGCGCTGCTCAACTTGGAGTCGCCGTCGAACACAACGCCAGCCCCGCCCGAGCCGACCTCAACGACCTCCACCTGCGTCTGGCCAAACAACACGGCTGCAAAATTGTCGTAAACACCGATGCCCATTCCACCGCCGAGCTCGACCAGGTCCGCTACGGAATCACCCAACTCCGCCGCGCCTGGCTTACTGCCGCCGATGTGTTGAACACCCAACCCTCTGCCGAAGCCCTGCTCACGCAGCTACGCCCACACTCCTGA
- a CDS encoding metal-dependent hydrolase family protein has protein sequence MKTLTAGFFLALAMSSASAQQTSTAKHPIVLHAAHMLDVAGGRIISPGEVLVEGDRILAAGSSVEHPAGAEVIDLGSTTLMPGLIDAHVHLFLHPGAEDLQTVEESIPQRTLMAAEAARLDLLAGFTAERDMGTEGAGCADVAVRDAINSGLIPGPRMRVSCNAIDILGGHEDAIGYNPAQHVLSNADYANSAEELVRVMREQRKGGADFTKIYETGKDSIEGNRFITPYQYTTEQLAVAVREAERTGGDRNSGRGVAVHATGEPGAGFAVAAGVSSVDHAYVLSESTMKAMREKGIFAVPTFAIGEYFAGHAATPERASQLKAEQALHAAEFKKQMAASVPFAVGSDVGPFPHGTQAREMELMVQFGMKPEDVLRADLLNGAKLLGWPGQIGELKQGYFADVIAVQGNPLEDISVLRKVSFVMKGGVVYRRP, from the coding sequence ATGAAAACACTCACCGCTGGATTCTTTCTTGCGCTGGCGATGTCCTCAGCGTCTGCTCAGCAGACTTCCACTGCGAAGCATCCGATTGTCCTACATGCGGCGCACATGCTGGATGTTGCAGGGGGCAGGATCATCAGCCCTGGAGAGGTTCTGGTTGAGGGAGACAGGATTCTGGCAGCGGGTAGCTCTGTGGAGCATCCTGCGGGTGCGGAAGTGATCGACCTGGGGAGTACGACGCTGATGCCCGGCTTGATTGATGCTCACGTTCATCTCTTTCTTCATCCCGGAGCAGAAGATCTTCAGACCGTAGAAGAGAGTATTCCGCAACGAACCTTGATGGCAGCAGAAGCTGCGCGGCTCGATTTGCTTGCTGGTTTTACTGCCGAGCGAGACATGGGGACGGAAGGCGCGGGTTGCGCCGATGTCGCTGTTCGAGACGCGATTAATTCAGGTCTGATTCCGGGGCCGAGAATGCGAGTGAGTTGCAATGCCATCGATATTCTTGGTGGGCATGAGGACGCGATTGGCTATAACCCGGCGCAGCATGTGCTCTCGAACGCCGATTATGCGAACTCGGCTGAAGAGCTGGTGAGAGTGATGCGCGAGCAACGCAAGGGAGGAGCGGACTTTACGAAGATCTACGAAACGGGGAAGGATTCGATCGAAGGCAATCGATTTATCACTCCGTATCAATACACGACGGAGCAGCTTGCCGTTGCGGTTCGCGAGGCGGAGCGCACGGGCGGAGATCGAAACTCAGGACGTGGAGTGGCGGTTCATGCAACCGGAGAGCCTGGAGCTGGATTTGCTGTAGCTGCTGGCGTTAGTTCCGTGGACCACGCTTATGTGCTGAGCGAGAGCACGATGAAGGCCATGCGTGAGAAGGGCATCTTTGCAGTTCCTACATTTGCTATTGGAGAGTATTTTGCAGGCCATGCGGCCACTCCGGAGCGTGCGTCACAGCTTAAAGCAGAACAGGCACTTCACGCAGCCGAGTTCAAAAAGCAGATGGCTGCGAGTGTTCCTTTTGCCGTGGGCAGTGATGTCGGGCCATTTCCTCACGGTACACAAGCACGAGAGATGGAACTGATGGTTCAGTTCGGAATGAAACCCGAAGACGTGCTTCGCGCCGACCTGTTGAATGGAGCAAAGCTACTCGGGTGGCCAGGCCAGATCGGCGAGCTGAAACAGGGCTACTTCGCAGATGTAATCGCAGTGCAGGGGAATCCTCTGGAAGATATTTCCGTGTTGCGTAAGGTGAGCTTTGTGATGAAAGGCGGCGTTGTGTATCGCCGCCCCTGA
- a CDS encoding Fur family transcriptional regulator, whose protein sequence is MHQTSSNFRQLCADHGIAMTHQRQVLYEVMHGMEGHPSPEEVYAKVKKRIPAISLATVYKNIHLFVDSGIFRKMSLHHGSVRVEMNDEPHHHMVCSRCKAITDIGEKELGLTPARRRLSDGFLVERYSVDVIGLCAKCQQAQ, encoded by the coding sequence GTGCACCAGACCTCCTCAAACTTTCGTCAGCTCTGCGCCGATCATGGAATTGCCATGACCCATCAGCGCCAGGTGTTGTATGAGGTGATGCATGGGATGGAGGGGCATCCCAGTCCGGAAGAGGTCTACGCCAAGGTCAAGAAGAGAATTCCGGCGATCTCATTGGCGACGGTCTATAAAAACATTCATTTGTTTGTGGATAGCGGGATCTTCCGCAAGATGAGTCTGCACCACGGCTCCGTGCGTGTGGAGATGAACGATGAGCCACATCATCATATGGTGTGCTCAAGATGCAAAGCCATCACCGATATCGGAGAAAAGGAACTGGGGTTGACCCCGGCACGGCGAAGACTCTCCGATGGCTTTCTGGTGGAACGATATTCGGTAGATGTGATTGGCTTGTGCGCGAAGTGTCAGCAGGCGCAATAA
- a CDS encoding NUDIX hydrolase produces MPLKTKSTTKVARRVGTSPKATTSSKMNAAKLTAVRSKAKTRVLSSKVVFKGKVFSVNRDEVIEPTGVKNVREVIRHNGSVVILAVDESKNPADPDVILERQYRHATGQFLLELPAGRVEPGESTLAAAKREMIEETGYRAKRWSLLTKYFASPGFLGEWMQIYLARDVRAGIAQPEADEQIEIVRMPLSEALSLASSNKIHDGKTLIGLMLFDRLRRENRL; encoded by the coding sequence ATGCCTCTCAAGACTAAGAGCACGACAAAAGTCGCCCGGCGTGTCGGAACTTCGCCAAAGGCAACCACATCCTCAAAAATGAACGCTGCAAAGCTTACGGCGGTCCGCTCAAAAGCCAAAACTCGCGTTCTCTCCTCGAAGGTCGTCTTCAAAGGAAAGGTTTTTTCCGTCAATCGCGACGAGGTCATCGAGCCCACCGGAGTCAAGAATGTCCGCGAAGTCATCCGTCATAACGGATCTGTCGTAATCCTGGCTGTCGACGAATCAAAGAATCCCGCCGATCCCGACGTCATCCTCGAACGCCAATACCGCCACGCCACCGGTCAGTTTCTGCTTGAACTTCCAGCTGGCCGCGTCGAACCCGGAGAATCGACCCTCGCTGCCGCGAAGCGCGAGATGATCGAAGAGACCGGCTACCGTGCCAAGCGCTGGAGCTTGTTGACAAAGTACTTCGCCAGTCCCGGATTCCTTGGGGAATGGATGCAGATTTACCTCGCCCGCGACGTCCGTGCTGGCATCGCACAGCCCGAGGCCGACGAGCAGATCGAGATCGTTCGGATGCCTCTGTCCGAAGCCCTCTCCCTTGCATCTTCAAATAAGATCCATGACGGCAAAACATTGATTGGACTAATGCTCTTCGATCGTCTGCGCCGGGAAAACCGTCTCTAG
- a CDS encoding carboxymuconolactone decarboxylase family protein, whose product MALEDLIGSLPVYAKDLKLNYSSLVKQNTELTPQQLWGTVVASAIATRNPELTAAAITEAESAGLTGDTIDAVKAASAIMGMNNIYYRFHHLTKNEKYATLPTRLRMNALRGHKVDHVDFELWCLVVSAVNACDKCVDSHERVLREKGATEELINAAIRVTSVIHAIGVVLDSEKAAPTPAVAIA is encoded by the coding sequence ATGGCATTAGAAGATCTGATTGGAAGTCTGCCGGTTTATGCGAAGGACCTGAAGCTGAATTATTCGTCGCTGGTGAAGCAGAATACCGAACTGACCCCGCAACAGCTGTGGGGGACGGTGGTGGCATCTGCCATTGCAACGAGGAATCCTGAACTGACGGCTGCTGCGATTACTGAAGCGGAATCGGCGGGTCTGACTGGCGATACGATCGATGCGGTTAAGGCGGCCTCCGCAATTATGGGGATGAATAACATCTACTATCGTTTTCATCATCTGACGAAGAATGAGAAGTACGCTACGTTGCCAACACGTCTGCGCATGAACGCTTTGCGCGGCCACAAAGTCGACCATGTCGACTTCGAGCTATGGTGCCTGGTGGTGAGCGCGGTCAATGCCTGCGATAAGTGTGTCGATTCGCATGAGCGAGTGCTTCGCGAAAAGGGCGCGACAGAGGAGCTGATCAATGCAGCGATTCGCGTCACGTCGGTGATCCACGCGATCGGAGTTGTGCTCGATTCGGAGAAAGCTGCTCCAACTCCCGCTGTAGCGATTGCGTAA
- a CDS encoding ABC-F family ATP-binding cassette domain-containing protein, with product MPPILNAQGLSKSFGAVPLFRDIAFTVSDGDRIGLIGPNGAGKSTLLKVLAGEEDADAGDVAVRKRARIGYVRQESTFARGVTVREILEAALALGHVAEAEREGKLREVSGRIGLPDFTVEAATLSGGWRKRLAIAEAIVAGSDVLLLDEPTNHLDLAGIAWLEELLNAGDFASVIITHDRYFLENVSTEIVELNRIYADGLLRVQGSYSKFIEARQAYLESQSRLEESLRNRVRTEIEWLRRGPKARATKAKARIDNAHQLIDQLKEVSSRSQSSTATIGFESTDRQTKRLVELDDVSVELGDRKIVEHLNFLIANGTRVGLVGPNGSGKTTILRMLTGELPPSSGEIRKAASLRIVYFSQMRELPEGVTLRRALAPDSDSVVYQGRVIHVASYAQKFLFTGEQLNQPVERLSGGERARILIARLMLEPADLLLLDEPTNDLDITTLEVLEESLLEYKGALVLVTHDRYMLDRISTTVLGLDSKGNAAVFADYPQWEQWFLSQQSEQKPEREEQPKKSPAETNIVSAKKKLSYLEAREFAGIEAKVEAADARLDAAKTRVNDPVVAVDAAKLTGALAEMEAAQAEVDTLYARWAELTEKAG from the coding sequence ATGCCACCGATTTTGAATGCGCAGGGGCTTTCGAAGAGCTTCGGCGCTGTGCCCCTCTTTCGCGATATTGCATTTACAGTCTCCGATGGAGATCGAATTGGACTGATTGGTCCAAATGGAGCGGGGAAGAGTACGCTGCTGAAGGTTCTCGCGGGTGAAGAGGATGCGGATGCAGGCGATGTCGCTGTTCGCAAGCGTGCCCGTATTGGGTATGTGCGACAGGAATCGACGTTTGCTCGGGGAGTGACGGTCCGGGAGATCCTTGAAGCAGCACTTGCGCTGGGACATGTTGCTGAGGCTGAACGGGAAGGAAAGCTGCGCGAGGTGAGTGGGCGGATTGGCCTGCCGGATTTTACTGTCGAAGCTGCAACGCTGAGCGGAGGATGGCGTAAGCGTCTGGCCATTGCCGAGGCGATTGTGGCCGGGTCGGATGTTCTGCTGCTGGATGAGCCAACGAATCATCTCGATCTGGCCGGTATCGCATGGCTCGAAGAGCTGTTGAATGCGGGTGATTTCGCTTCAGTCATCATCACGCACGACCGCTACTTTCTTGAAAATGTGTCGACGGAGATCGTGGAGCTGAACCGCATCTACGCCGATGGCTTGCTGCGAGTGCAGGGGAGCTATTCCAAGTTTATCGAGGCAAGGCAGGCTTATCTGGAATCGCAGTCGCGGTTGGAGGAGTCGCTACGCAATCGTGTGCGAACGGAGATTGAGTGGCTCCGTCGCGGTCCGAAGGCGCGAGCGACAAAAGCGAAGGCGCGCATCGATAACGCACATCAACTGATCGATCAGCTGAAGGAGGTGTCGTCGCGCAGCCAGAGTTCTACCGCGACGATTGGGTTCGAGTCGACGGACCGGCAGACGAAGCGGCTGGTTGAGTTGGATGATGTTTCCGTTGAGTTGGGTGACAGGAAGATCGTCGAACACCTGAATTTTCTGATCGCCAATGGAACGCGAGTTGGACTGGTGGGGCCGAATGGAAGCGGGAAGACGACGATCTTGCGTATGCTCACGGGAGAGCTTCCGCCGTCTTCGGGAGAGATCAGGAAGGCGGCATCGCTGCGAATCGTTTATTTCAGCCAGATGCGCGAGCTTCCTGAGGGAGTTACGCTGCGGCGTGCGTTGGCTCCCGATTCCGACTCCGTCGTCTATCAAGGACGCGTGATCCATGTTGCCAGCTATGCCCAGAAGTTTCTGTTTACGGGCGAGCAACTGAATCAGCCTGTAGAGCGGTTAAGCGGTGGTGAGCGCGCCCGCATCCTGATTGCGAGGCTGATGTTGGAGCCTGCGGACCTGCTGCTACTGGACGAGCCCACGAACGATCTTGATATCACGACGCTCGAGGTGCTGGAAGAGAGTTTGTTGGAATACAAAGGCGCGCTCGTGTTGGTAACACACGATCGCTACATGCTGGACCGCATCTCGACGACTGTTCTAGGTCTGGATAGCAAAGGGAACGCTGCTGTATTTGCAGATTATCCGCAGTGGGAGCAATGGTTTCTCAGTCAGCAATCGGAGCAGAAGCCGGAGCGAGAGGAGCAACCGAAGAAGTCTCCTGCTGAGACAAATATAGTATCGGCGAAGAAGAAGCTCTCGTACCTGGAGGCTCGGGAGTTTGCTGGGATCGAGGCGAAGGTAGAGGCAGCCGATGCGCGATTGGATGCAGCGAAGACGCGAGTGAATGATCCGGTGGTGGCAGTGGATGCGGCGAAATTGACTGGGGCGCTGGCAGAGATGGAGGCGGCACAGGCCGAGGTGGATACTCTCTATGCTCGCTGGGCGGAGCTGACCGAGAAGGCTGGTTAG
- a CDS encoding enoyl-ACP reductase FabI, whose translation MIDLKGKVAVVFGLANKRSIAWAIAQKLSEAGATLAICYQNERLQRDADELAAELPSAKTFKCDVSIDADIDAVFEQLKTAYGKLDILVHSIGFAPNIKNTVLQTAREDFRVAFDISAYSLIALARAAEPLMADGGSILTLTYYGSDKVFPNYNIMGPAKAALESIVRYLAADLGPKKIRVNAISAGPIKTLAARGISDFTTILTAVEQRGPLHRNVETAEVGNTALFLTSDLSSGITGEVTFVDCGYNVTGL comes from the coding sequence ATGATCGATCTCAAAGGGAAAGTCGCCGTCGTCTTCGGCCTTGCCAACAAGCGCAGCATCGCCTGGGCCATCGCCCAGAAGCTCTCCGAGGCCGGTGCAACCCTCGCCATCTGCTACCAGAACGAGCGCCTTCAGCGCGATGCCGATGAGCTCGCCGCCGAGCTTCCTTCCGCAAAGACCTTCAAATGCGACGTCTCCATCGACGCCGACATCGATGCCGTCTTCGAGCAGCTCAAAACGGCCTACGGCAAGCTCGACATCCTCGTCCACTCCATTGGCTTCGCGCCGAATATCAAGAACACCGTTCTCCAGACAGCCCGCGAAGACTTCCGCGTGGCCTTCGATATCAGCGCCTACTCGTTGATCGCTCTCGCTCGCGCTGCCGAACCTTTGATGGCCGACGGTGGTTCCATCCTCACCCTCACCTACTACGGCTCCGACAAAGTCTTTCCCAACTACAACATCATGGGCCCAGCTAAGGCCGCCCTGGAATCCATCGTGCGCTATCTCGCTGCCGATCTGGGCCCAAAGAAGATTCGCGTCAATGCCATCTCCGCCGGCCCCATCAAGACGCTCGCCGCGCGTGGGATCAGCGACTTCACCACCATCCTGACAGCCGTCGAACAGCGTGGGCCTCTGCACCGCAACGTCGAGACTGCCGAGGTCGGCAATACCGCTCTTTTCCTTACGAGCGATCTCTCCAGCGGTATCACGGGCGAAGTTACTTTTGTCGATTGCGGATACAACGTTACCGGCCTGTAA
- a CDS encoding DinB family protein, translated as MKISETLLQDFDIEISNTRRTLERVPEGKNNWKCHDKSMELGKLAMHCATLPLFGSYIMLDDDMDLANPKRPHASLEFTTREACLQRLDESAKACRDAIAASSDDALSALWKFSYGEHLISNNSRALSFRQMCFNHLVHHTAQLGVYLRLNDIPVPALYGPSADEQWSPK; from the coding sequence ATGAAGATCTCTGAGACTCTCCTACAGGACTTCGATATCGAAATCTCCAATACCCGCCGCACTCTTGAACGCGTTCCCGAGGGCAAGAACAACTGGAAGTGTCACGACAAATCGATGGAACTGGGCAAGCTGGCCATGCACTGCGCCACACTCCCCCTCTTCGGTTCCTACATCATGCTCGACGATGACATGGACTTGGCGAATCCGAAGCGCCCTCATGCCTCGCTGGAGTTCACCACCCGCGAAGCCTGCCTTCAGCGCCTGGACGAATCCGCAAAAGCTTGCCGTGACGCAATCGCAGCCTCCTCTGATGATGCTCTCTCCGCTCTCTGGAAATTCTCCTATGGCGAACACCTAATCTCGAACAACTCGCGCGCGCTTTCCTTCCGTCAGATGTGCTTCAACCATCTCGTCCATCACACCGCACAGCTCGGCGTCTACCTGCGTCTCAACGATATCCCTGTTCCTGCTCTCTACGGCCCCTCAGCAGACGAACAGTGGTCGCCGAAATAA
- a CDS encoding peroxiredoxin, whose protein sequence is MLQIGEKFPDFELTATISTEKDEAKAFKAITGDTYSGKWKLYFFWPKDFTFVCPTEIAAFGKLNSEFADRDCQILGASTDNEYVHAAWRTHHADLKDLPFPMLSDIKRDLSGQLGILDEKAGVAQRATFLVDPDNVIRFIYVTDLSVGRNPQEVLRVLDALQTDELCPCNWQKGEATLA, encoded by the coding sequence ATGCTACAGATCGGAGAGAAGTTTCCTGATTTTGAGCTGACTGCTACGATTTCGACCGAGAAGGATGAGGCCAAGGCTTTTAAGGCGATTACCGGAGATACGTATTCCGGCAAGTGGAAGCTGTACTTCTTCTGGCCGAAGGATTTCACCTTTGTCTGTCCGACCGAGATTGCTGCCTTCGGTAAGCTGAACAGCGAGTTTGCGGACCGCGACTGCCAGATTCTCGGCGCAAGCACCGACAACGAGTATGTCCACGCTGCATGGCGCACGCATCATGCGGACCTGAAGGACCTGCCCTTCCCGATGCTGTCGGACATCAAGCGCGACCTGAGCGGGCAGCTTGGCATTCTGGACGAGAAGGCCGGCGTAGCACAACGCGCGACCTTTCTGGTCGATCCGGACAATGTCATCCGTTTCATTTACGTGACCGATCTTTCTGTGGGGCGGAATCCGCAGGAGGTTCTGCGCGTGCTCGATGCATTGCAGACGGATGAGCTTTGCCCCTGCAACTGGCAGAAGGGCGAAGCGACCCTGGCCTAA